A section of the Agarivorans litoreus genome encodes:
- the modB gene encoding molybdate ABC transporter permease subunit: MSDAEYQAIILSVKLATISCLILLLLGTPLAWWLARSQSKLKHIVEAVVALPIVLPPTVLGFYLLIGFAPNSFLGQWWQAITGSQLAFSFSGLVFASCLYSLPFVVQPIQSAFKQIEPGVLDAAKVLRMPRWKQLLSVELPLAKSGFIVAMVLGFAHTLGEFGVVLMIGGNIPGETQVIAIALFDHVESLNFAAAHRLALVLLGISFFALLLTYGVTGAKKRVGSVGVKF; the protein is encoded by the coding sequence ATGAGCGATGCTGAATACCAAGCCATTATCCTTTCTGTAAAACTTGCAACGATTAGTTGCTTAATCTTATTGCTACTAGGCACTCCTTTAGCTTGGTGGTTAGCGCGCAGTCAGTCAAAACTTAAACATATTGTAGAAGCGGTTGTTGCTTTACCTATAGTGCTTCCACCCACCGTTTTAGGCTTCTATTTGCTGATTGGTTTTGCGCCTAATAGTTTTTTGGGGCAATGGTGGCAGGCTATAACCGGTAGCCAACTGGCCTTTAGCTTTTCGGGGCTGGTATTTGCCTCATGTTTGTATTCCTTACCTTTTGTCGTTCAACCCATCCAAAGTGCTTTTAAGCAAATTGAACCTGGTGTATTAGATGCTGCAAAAGTGCTCAGAATGCCTAGGTGGAAACAGTTGTTGTCTGTGGAGTTACCACTGGCAAAAAGTGGCTTTATTGTTGCGATGGTATTGGGGTTTGCGCACACCTTAGGAGAGTTTGGGGTGGTATTAATGATCGGGGGCAATATCCCTGGAGAAACCCAAGTGATTGCGATTGCGTTATTCGATCACGTAGAGAGTCTTAATTTTGCCGCTGCCCACCGTTTAGCCTTAGTGTTATTGGGTATTTCATTTTTCGCTTTATTGCTCACTTATGGTGTGACCGGAGCTAAGAAGCGGGTAGGGAGTGTGGGTGTTAAGTTTTAA
- the mobA gene encoding molybdenum cofactor guanylyltransferase: MQSNSPVKLTGVVLAGGKSQRMGSDKAALQWQGSSLLKSRLSLLEETLNNECYVSGNYPEFRHIEDTSESKGPLSGILSCLQTLNQRFCLFIPVDMPLLNKQVLDVIINQHQTEPGNYYFSNSVFPIIVEANAKNLSCLTDVLSLPVAKQRSIKAFLNLIQATEIEIPKELASAMVNTNTPEQWQHIQDKVGES; encoded by the coding sequence ATGCAATCAAATTCCCCCGTAAAGTTAACAGGAGTTGTTCTCGCTGGCGGCAAGTCTCAGAGAATGGGAAGCGATAAAGCTGCGCTTCAGTGGCAGGGGAGCAGTTTACTTAAATCTAGGCTTAGCTTGCTTGAAGAGACATTAAATAACGAATGTTATGTGAGTGGCAATTACCCAGAATTTCGTCATATTGAAGATACTAGTGAATCGAAAGGACCATTGTCCGGCATACTTTCATGCCTTCAAACCCTTAACCAACGGTTTTGCCTGTTCATCCCTGTTGATATGCCCTTACTCAACAAGCAAGTTCTTGATGTGATTATAAATCAACACCAAACTGAACCTGGCAATTACTATTTCTCAAATAGTGTTTTCCCTATAATTGTTGAAGCTAATGCCAAGAACTTGTCCTGTTTAACTGATGTTTTGTCTTTGCCAGTGGCAAAGCAAAGGTCAATAAAAGCTTTTTTAAACCTTATTCAAGCCACTGAAATTGAAATACCAAAAGAATTAGCATCTGCAATGGTAAATACCAATACTCCTGAGCAGTGGCAACATATACAAGATAAAGTTGGAGAATCATAA
- a CDS encoding ATP-binding cassette domain-containing protein: MLSFNLHYQREDFELSVKALSLPLLTGVFGPSGIGKTSLMRLLAGLEHPQIGEIKYLEQVWFDSNSCLASYQRPLAFVTQGSFLFPHLTVAKNIRLSQRVSASDLAYLVESFGVKDLLNKNALQLSGGQAQRVALVRALATKPKVLLLDEAFSALDRKAATNLLKILKKWLKQHRISSLLISHNPEDLVFFSGKVLLMEDSQTLTLGNSLELINQYNGKAKQAIVLSVERCERLADEGWRWFKLGQQYILAESPEVLDEGVHLVSISPSNIVLSKQFVEGCSAQNQWQAEVLSVNSLEGTYYVEVSLEGVAFKVPISPQAQQALALKMGEQIFLMHKAVKLHNQF, encoded by the coding sequence GTGTTAAGTTTTAATCTACATTATCAAAGAGAAGATTTTGAGTTAAGTGTAAAAGCCCTCTCTTTACCTTTGCTTACCGGTGTGTTTGGGCCGTCCGGAATTGGTAAAACCAGCTTAATGCGCTTACTCGCTGGATTAGAGCACCCTCAAATTGGAGAGATTAAATACCTAGAGCAAGTATGGTTTGATAGCAATAGCTGTTTAGCCTCATATCAACGCCCCTTAGCCTTTGTCACCCAAGGAAGTTTTCTATTTCCTCACTTAACGGTGGCAAAAAACATCAGACTGTCTCAAAGGGTGAGTGCCAGTGATTTAGCATATTTAGTTGAGAGCTTTGGTGTTAAAGACCTTCTTAATAAAAATGCCCTACAGCTTTCTGGTGGACAAGCCCAGCGAGTCGCGCTGGTAAGGGCGCTAGCAACTAAACCCAAAGTATTACTGTTAGATGAAGCGTTCTCAGCTTTAGATCGAAAAGCTGCTACCAATTTACTGAAAATATTAAAGAAGTGGCTAAAGCAACATCGCATCTCTAGCCTGCTTATTTCTCATAATCCAGAAGATTTAGTGTTTTTTAGCGGTAAGGTGCTGTTAATGGAAGACAGCCAAACGCTTACGCTTGGAAATAGTCTTGAGTTGATTAATCAATACAACGGTAAGGCTAAACAAGCCATAGTGTTAAGTGTAGAGCGTTGTGAGCGTTTGGCAGATGAGGGATGGCGTTGGTTTAAGTTGGGCCAGCAATACATCTTAGCCGAGAGCCCAGAGGTACTGGACGAAGGTGTTCATTTAGTGAGTATTTCACCAAGTAACATAGTGTTGTCGAAACAATTTGTAGAAGGTTGCAGCGCTCAAAATCAGTGGCAAGCCGAAGTATTATCGGTTAATTCTTTGGAAGGTACCTATTATGTAGAAGTGAGTTTAGAAGGTGTGGCTTTTAAAGTGCCTATCTCTCCGCAAGCGCAACAGGCTTTGGCATTAAAAATGGGAGAGCAGATATTTTTAATGCACAAAGCAGTTAAGTTACATAATCAATTCTAA
- the modA gene encoding molybdate ABC transporter substrate-binding protein has protein sequence MVARLACIVAVFVSSIALAKPVTIAVAANFKQTLELLAEDFKSQHTEFNYRISSASTGILYNQISHGAPFDLFFSADDIRPKQLVEEGKARQQMAYAYGQLVFWAPNFLDKNGDKVTDSSLWDNWEQMYAYANPKLAPYGLAAEQLAKQKNNDAKIVLANNVSQVFQFISTGNVAAGFVARSIQTDFNGSYWLVPQDLHKGVAQHVALLSDESQAIEFYNYLLSENAQTIITENGYLLPKI, from the coding sequence ATGGTAGCCCGTTTAGCTTGTATAGTTGCTGTTTTTGTTAGCTCAATTGCTCTCGCCAAGCCCGTTACCATTGCCGTGGCTGCCAATTTTAAACAAACCTTAGAACTATTGGCGGAAGACTTTAAATCCCAACATACTGAATTCAACTACAGAATATCTAGCGCTTCTACCGGGATTTTGTATAACCAAATAAGTCATGGTGCCCCCTTCGATTTATTCTTCTCGGCTGATGACATTCGGCCAAAACAGCTGGTAGAAGAAGGAAAAGCACGCCAGCAAATGGCCTATGCGTATGGCCAGCTGGTATTTTGGGCTCCAAACTTTTTAGACAAAAATGGCGATAAGGTAACAGATAGCAGTTTATGGGATAACTGGGAACAGATGTACGCCTACGCTAACCCAAAACTAGCACCATACGGTTTGGCAGCCGAGCAGTTAGCTAAACAGAAAAACAATGATGCCAAAATAGTGTTAGCGAATAATGTATCTCAAGTATTTCAGTTTATCTCTACGGGTAATGTCGCTGCAGGCTTTGTAGCTCGCTCAATTCAAACTGATTTTAATGGGTCTTATTGGTTGGTTCCGCAAGATTTACATAAGGGTGTTGCTCAGCATGTTGCGTTGCTTAGTGATGAATCTCAAGCTATTGAATTTTATAACTACTTGTTAAGCGAGAACGCACAAACTATTATCACTGAAAATGGATATTTGTTACCCAAAATATGA
- the moaD gene encoding molybdopterin converting factor subunit 1, translating into MIIKVLFFARLKEQLGESSISVELVDGSDTNALKETLLARGEQWLALNDEAILMAVNQNHLSQVVTLNNGDEVAFFPPVTGG; encoded by the coding sequence ATGATAATTAAAGTACTATTTTTCGCTCGTTTAAAAGAGCAGTTAGGTGAAAGCTCGATAAGTGTCGAGCTAGTAGATGGTAGTGATACTAATGCCTTGAAGGAGACGCTGCTTGCTAGAGGCGAGCAATGGTTGGCCTTAAATGATGAGGCGATTTTGATGGCCGTTAACCAAAACCATCTAAGCCAAGTTGTAACCCTAAACAACGGTGACGAAGTTGCATTTTTCCCGCCTGTTACAGGTGGTTAG
- the moaE gene encoding molybdopterin synthase catalytic subunit MoaE, whose protein sequence is MIKVQLEDFDVGEEYQRLRERTSAGAIVFFVGLVRDMNLDQQVKGLQLEHYPGMTEVQLEKIVVEAKTRWPIQDASIVHRVGDLDVSDQIVFVGVNSAHREASFEACHFIMDYLKTKATFWKKERTLGGDVWLDARESDLKAKDKW, encoded by the coding sequence ATGATTAAAGTACAGCTAGAAGATTTTGATGTTGGAGAGGAATACCAACGTTTAAGAGAACGAACCAGTGCTGGCGCTATCGTATTTTTTGTTGGTCTAGTTAGAGATATGAACTTAGATCAACAGGTTAAGGGGCTTCAACTGGAGCATTACCCGGGTATGACCGAGGTGCAGCTGGAGAAAATTGTCGTTGAAGCAAAAACGCGCTGGCCAATCCAAGACGCAAGTATTGTTCATAGGGTTGGGGATTTAGATGTCAGTGATCAAATCGTTTTTGTTGGGGTAAATAGTGCTCATAGGGAAGCATCCTTTGAAGCCTGCCATTTCATAATGGATTACCTTAAAACTAAGGCTACCTTTTGGAAAAAAGAGCGCACTTTAGGCGGTGATGTATGGCTTGATGCTCGTGAGTCAGATCTTAAAGCGAAAGATAAATGGTAG
- a CDS encoding TIGR02808 family protein, translating into MSTLESVFWHILGYAAMPTIFVMGFIGVAVVSLAVLSKWDKDQ; encoded by the coding sequence ATGAGTACTTTGGAATCGGTTTTTTGGCATATTTTAGGTTATGCAGCTATGCCAACCATTTTTGTAATGGGTTTCATTGGTGTAGCAGTGGTTTCTTTAGCGGTTTTGTCCAAATGGGATAAAGACCAATAA
- the napF gene encoding ferredoxin-type protein NapF: MSVDLSKRRMFSTNKALRSKQHHSLPWLQQSIEAGCTQCGECVKACPEQIIVKGNGGFPAVDFTKGECTFCYDCATSCPESLFHPKQQPAWSNSVDVNASKCLAQNGVYCRTCSDTCEQRAISIKPLLAGKAEVHINSEHCNSCGACISVCPSKAIEIKEVG; encoded by the coding sequence ATGTCTGTAGACCTGTCTAAACGTCGTATGTTTAGTACTAACAAAGCGCTTCGCAGTAAACAACATCACTCTCTACCTTGGTTACAACAGTCTATTGAAGCTGGCTGTACTCAATGTGGAGAATGCGTCAAAGCATGCCCTGAACAGATTATTGTTAAAGGTAATGGCGGTTTTCCAGCAGTTGATTTCACCAAAGGTGAGTGCACATTTTGTTACGACTGTGCAACGTCTTGCCCCGAGTCTTTGTTTCACCCGAAGCAGCAACCTGCTTGGTCTAATTCTGTTGACGTTAATGCTTCTAAGTGTCTGGCACAAAACGGTGTTTATTGCCGAACGTGTAGCGACACCTGCGAGCAAAGGGCCATTAGCATTAAGCCATTACTAGCGGGAAAAGCAGAGGTACACATTAATTCTGAGCACTGCAACAGTTGCGGCGCTTGTATTTCAGTATGTCCAAGCAAAGCCATTGAAATAAAGGAAGTTGGATGA
- the napA gene encoding periplasmic nitrate reductase subunit alpha, whose translation MKWTRRQFVKANAVSAAATVAGISLPASATNLITSSEETKVKWDKAPCRFCGTGCSVLVGSQNGKVVATQGDPESPVNKGLNCIKGYFLSKIMYGKDRLTTPLLRMKDGKFDKNGEFAPVSWDQAFDIMAEKWKKALADKGPTSVGMFGSGQWTVWEGYAAAKLHKAGFLTNNIDPNARHCMASAVGGFMRTFGIDEPMGCYDDLEAADSFVLWGSNMAEMHPILWSRLTDRRLSAPHVKVHVLSTFEHRSFELADNGMVFTPQTDLAILNYIAHYIIENDKVNWDFVNKHTHFKRGETDIGYGLRPEHPLQKAAANPDSGKMTDMSFDEYREFLKDYNVEAVAKLSGVPADKLEALAKDYADPNVKVTSYWTMGFNQHTRGVWANNSVYNIHLLTGKISEPGNSPFSLTGQPSACGTAREVGTFSHRLPADMVVANPKHRKIAEDIWKLPEGTIPPKPGYHAVLQNRMLKDGKLNAYWVMCNNNMQAAPNINEEGLPGYRNPENFIVVSDPYPTVTAQAADLILPTAMWVEKEGAYGNAERRTQFWHQQVSAPGEARSDLWQLVEFSKRFKVEEVWPAELLAKKPEYKDKTLYDILFRNGVVDKFPVEQVDAELNDEAKDFGFYVQKGLFEEYAQFGRDHGHDLAPFDTYHEVRGLRWPVVNGEETRWRFREGSDPYVKAGEEVNFYGKPDGKALIIATPYEPAAESPDEEYDLWLSTGRVLEHWHSGSMTRRVPELYRAFPDAVLFIHPEDAKQRGFKRGDEVMIQSRRGEVKSRIETRGRNRPPKGLVYMPWFDAKQLTNKLTLDATDPLSKETDFKKCAVKLAKV comes from the coding sequence ATGAAATGGACTCGCCGACAGTTTGTTAAAGCGAATGCGGTAAGTGCCGCAGCCACCGTTGCTGGTATTAGTTTACCCGCAAGTGCCACCAACTTAATTACTTCGTCAGAAGAAACAAAAGTGAAATGGGATAAAGCTCCTTGTCGTTTTTGTGGTACTGGCTGTAGTGTTTTAGTTGGCTCTCAGAACGGCAAAGTTGTTGCCACTCAAGGTGACCCCGAGTCTCCAGTAAACAAAGGCCTTAACTGTATTAAAGGCTACTTCCTTTCAAAAATTATGTACGGTAAAGATCGTTTAACCACGCCTTTATTGCGTATGAAAGATGGCAAGTTTGATAAAAATGGCGAGTTTGCTCCGGTTTCTTGGGATCAAGCCTTCGACATTATGGCTGAGAAGTGGAAAAAAGCACTTGCCGACAAGGGCCCAACCTCAGTGGGCATGTTTGGCTCTGGCCAATGGACCGTTTGGGAAGGTTACGCTGCTGCTAAACTACATAAAGCCGGCTTTTTAACCAACAACATCGACCCTAATGCGCGTCACTGTATGGCTTCGGCTGTTGGTGGTTTTATGCGCACCTTCGGTATTGATGAGCCTATGGGCTGTTACGATGACCTTGAAGCTGCTGATTCGTTTGTGCTTTGGGGCTCAAACATGGCAGAAATGCACCCAATTTTGTGGTCTCGCTTAACCGATCGCCGCTTGTCTGCACCACACGTTAAAGTTCACGTACTGTCTACCTTTGAACATCGCAGTTTTGAATTAGCCGATAACGGCATGGTGTTTACGCCACAAACCGATTTGGCAATTCTTAACTACATTGCGCATTACATAATCGAGAATGACAAAGTTAATTGGGACTTTGTAAACAAACATACTCACTTTAAGCGCGGTGAAACAGATATTGGCTACGGACTGCGTCCAGAGCATCCATTACAAAAAGCAGCGGCTAACCCTGATTCAGGCAAAATGACCGATATGAGTTTCGACGAATATCGCGAATTTTTGAAAGACTACAATGTAGAAGCGGTGGCGAAGCTTTCTGGCGTACCTGCTGATAAATTGGAAGCGCTAGCGAAAGATTATGCCGACCCAAATGTTAAAGTCACTTCGTACTGGACTATGGGCTTTAACCAACATACTCGTGGGGTATGGGCAAATAACTCGGTGTACAACATTCACTTGTTAACCGGCAAAATCTCAGAGCCTGGCAACAGCCCATTCTCGCTAACGGGTCAGCCATCAGCGTGTGGTACAGCCCGTGAAGTGGGAACTTTCTCACATCGCTTGCCAGCAGATATGGTTGTAGCCAATCCTAAACACCGTAAAATTGCTGAAGATATTTGGAAGCTACCAGAAGGAACCATTCCGCCTAAGCCTGGTTACCACGCGGTGTTGCAGAACCGTATGCTTAAAGACGGCAAGCTGAACGCTTACTGGGTTATGTGTAATAACAACATGCAAGCCGCGCCAAATATCAATGAAGAGGGTTTGCCTGGTTACCGCAATCCTGAAAACTTTATCGTTGTATCTGACCCTTACCCAACAGTTACTGCCCAAGCAGCCGATCTAATTTTGCCAACAGCAATGTGGGTAGAAAAAGAGGGTGCGTACGGTAATGCGGAACGCCGCACTCAGTTCTGGCATCAGCAAGTGTCTGCACCGGGCGAAGCGAGATCAGACTTATGGCAATTGGTGGAATTTTCTAAGCGCTTTAAGGTTGAAGAAGTATGGCCAGCAGAGTTGCTAGCTAAAAAACCTGAATATAAAGATAAAACCTTATATGACATTTTGTTCCGCAACGGCGTAGTTGATAAATTCCCTGTTGAACAAGTAGACGCAGAGCTTAATGACGAAGCAAAAGATTTTGGTTTCTACGTTCAAAAAGGTTTGTTTGAAGAATATGCGCAGTTTGGTCGTGATCACGGCCACGATCTAGCGCCTTTTGATACTTACCATGAAGTACGTGGATTACGCTGGCCTGTGGTTAATGGTGAAGAAACACGTTGGCGTTTCCGCGAAGGCTCTGACCCTTATGTAAAAGCAGGTGAAGAGGTTAACTTTTACGGTAAACCCGATGGCAAGGCACTAATTATTGCTACGCCTTACGAGCCTGCGGCTGAGTCTCCAGATGAAGAATACGATCTGTGGTTAAGCACTGGTCGCGTATTAGAACATTGGCACTCAGGTTCCATGACGCGTCGCGTACCAGAGTTATATCGCGCTTTCCCTGATGCGGTATTGTTTATCCACCCAGAAGATGCAAAACAACGTGGTTTTAAACGTGGTGATGAAGTGATGATTCAATCACGCCGCGGTGAAGTTAAATCACGAATTGAAACTCGTGGCCGTAACCGTCCACCTAAGGGTTTAGTGTACATGCCTTGGTTTGATGCCAAGCAGCTCACCAACAAATTGACCCTAGATGCAACAGACCCGCTTTCTAAAGAAACCGACTTTAAAAAGTGTGCTGTTAAGTTAGCTAAGGTTTAA
- a CDS encoding nitrate reductase cytochrome c-type subunit, with the protein MRVLLSGLLSSLLLCGVVVANDYVSNGGVASLRGDTELNTQNSAAGLKSVVEQDKPYDADYVFQPPLIPHQIRHYEMSLNANKCLSCHSWKNARESGATKISVTHYEARDGQVLADVSPRRYFCLQCHVPQNEAAPLIENEYERVESLR; encoded by the coding sequence ATGCGAGTTTTATTATCTGGTCTATTAAGCAGTTTACTGCTTTGCGGAGTCGTAGTCGCAAATGACTACGTAAGTAATGGTGGTGTAGCTTCACTGCGGGGCGACACCGAGCTAAATACCCAAAACTCAGCAGCTGGCTTAAAGTCAGTGGTTGAACAAGACAAACCCTATGATGCCGATTATGTGTTTCAACCACCGTTGATCCCACACCAGATCCGTCATTACGAGATGAGCCTTAACGCTAATAAGTGTTTATCTTGTCATAGCTGGAAAAATGCCCGAGAAAGTGGTGCAACTAAAATTAGTGTAACTCACTATGAAGCGCGCGACGGGCAAGTATTGGCGGATGTGTCTCCTCGCCGTTACTTCTGTTTGCAATGCCACGTGCCTCAAAATGAAGCGGCCCCGTTGATTGAAAACGAATACGAACGCGTAGAGTCTTTACGCTAA
- the moaC gene encoding cyclic pyranopterin monophosphate synthase MoaC, translating into MMSEFTHINASGEAIMVDVSEKTETSRIAKAQALVQVNQQTVDSLLNGEQHKGDVFACARIAGIQAAKKTSELIPLCHPLMLSKVTVDLSLDEKTGIITVVSTAKLKGQTGVEMEALTAASVAALTIYDMCKAIQKDIIIKDVKLLEKHGGKSGSFSAE; encoded by the coding sequence ATAATGAGTGAATTTACTCATATTAATGCTTCTGGTGAAGCAATTATGGTGGACGTCTCAGAAAAGACCGAGACAAGTCGTATTGCTAAAGCGCAGGCTTTGGTACAAGTCAATCAGCAAACCGTAGATAGCTTGTTGAATGGAGAACAGCATAAGGGCGATGTGTTTGCATGTGCTCGTATAGCTGGAATTCAAGCGGCTAAAAAAACATCCGAGTTGATTCCTCTATGCCATCCCTTGATGTTAAGTAAGGTCACTGTTGATTTAAGCTTAGATGAAAAAACAGGCATTATTACGGTAGTAAGCACCGCTAAACTAAAAGGCCAAACCGGCGTAGAGATGGAAGCGCTAACGGCGGCTAGCGTAGCTGCGCTAACCATTTATGATATGTGTAAAGCGATTCAAAAAGACATCATTATTAAAGATGTAAAGCTACTAGAAAAGCATGGCGGAAAATCGGGTTCGTTTAGTGCCGAATAA
- the moaB gene encoding molybdenum cofactor biosynthesis protein B, translated as MSHLANDTQTFLNIAVLTVSDTRNEDTDTSGRYLAEALTEAGHKLADKQIVIDDVYQIRAILSNWIADPSIDCVISTGGTGFTARDNTPEAVRVLFDKDIEGFGELFRHISYTEIGTSTVQSRALGGFANKTVIFCVPGSTNACKTAWQKILLEQLNSTHKPCNFVPHIGQK; from the coding sequence ATGAGCCATCTGGCCAACGATACGCAAACCTTCTTAAACATCGCGGTATTAACCGTTTCCGACACACGCAATGAAGATACTGATACTTCAGGGCGTTATTTGGCCGAAGCACTTACAGAAGCCGGCCACAAACTGGCTGATAAACAAATTGTTATTGACGATGTTTATCAAATTAGAGCCATATTAAGTAACTGGATTGCTGACCCGTCAATAGACTGTGTTATTTCTACCGGAGGCACCGGTTTTACCGCACGAGATAATACTCCAGAAGCAGTAAGGGTATTATTTGATAAAGACATTGAAGGTTTTGGAGAATTGTTCCGCCACATTTCTTATACCGAGATTGGAACGTCTACGGTACAAAGTCGCGCATTAGGTGGGTTCGCCAATAAAACAGTGATCTTTTGTGTTCCTGGGTCAACCAACGCTTGTAAAACTGCATGGCAGAAAATCTTGTTGGAGCAATTAAATAGCACCCACAAACCCTGTAATTTTGTGCCTCATATAGGTCAAAAATAA
- a CDS encoding chaperone NapD, producing the protein MNEEYHISSAVVLCQPDRIKEVIDQISDLEGLEVHGFNPEGKIVVSIESQTRNNIVSTLEDIGKLEAVLSSNLVFHQFESANEEVS; encoded by the coding sequence ATGAACGAAGAGTACCATATTAGTAGTGCGGTGGTGTTGTGCCAACCAGACCGTATTAAAGAAGTCATTGATCAAATTAGCGATCTGGAAGGACTAGAAGTACACGGTTTTAACCCTGAGGGGAAAATCGTTGTTTCTATAGAAAGCCAGACGCGCAATAACATAGTAAGCACCCTAGAAGACATCGGAAAGTTGGAAGCAGTACTAAGCAGCAATCTAGTATTTCACCAATTTGAATCAGCTAATGAGGAAGTATCATGA
- a CDS encoding NapC/NirT family cytochrome c: protein MKLLKAFWRKLSTPSKAAVGVVLALGFTGGILFWGAFNTGMEATNTEAFCSGCHAPIVAEIQETIHYSNRSGVRAICSDCHVPHNWTDKIVRKVQASKELVAFAMGTISTQEKFEARRKHLAEREWHRMSQNDSQECRNCHEFEFMDFSEQRPRSVAQHSEALANGEKTCVDCHKGIAHRLPDMSGVEGWQ, encoded by the coding sequence ATGAAGTTATTGAAGGCATTTTGGCGCAAACTCAGTACTCCCAGCAAGGCGGCTGTGGGTGTTGTGCTAGCGCTTGGTTTTACAGGCGGTATTTTATTCTGGGGTGCGTTTAACACTGGTATGGAAGCAACTAATACCGAAGCGTTCTGTTCTGGTTGTCACGCGCCGATCGTAGCTGAGATACAAGAAACTATTCACTATTCAAACCGTTCAGGTGTGCGTGCTATTTGTTCAGATTGCCACGTTCCACATAATTGGACTGACAAGATTGTACGTAAGGTTCAGGCAAGTAAAGAGTTGGTTGCCTTTGCCATGGGAACCATTAGTACCCAAGAGAAGTTTGAGGCGCGACGTAAGCACTTAGCAGAGCGCGAATGGCATCGTATGAGTCAAAATGATTCTCAAGAATGTAGAAATTGTCACGAGTTTGAATTTATGGATTTTTCCGAGCAGCGTCCTCGTAGTGTTGCCCAACACTCAGAAGCGTTAGCTAATGGGGAGAAAACCTGTGTTGATTGTCACAAAGGCATTGCTCACCGTTTACCGGACATGAGTGGTGTTGAAGGTTGGCAGTAA